A genomic stretch from Arachis stenosperma cultivar V10309 chromosome 3, arast.V10309.gnm1.PFL2, whole genome shotgun sequence includes:
- the LOC130967805 gene encoding ATP-dependent zinc metalloprotease FTSH 8, mitochondrial-like, which produces MNFSRIGRSLSRSSRAKDYFRGDAKLGTLLGATRTNVHSEGTELGLGFFRGYVAHCRARGNGILSSLPDFKCVAANRNIHYRLFFSEGPKKNFEKFYPKEKEEIPKGEDKKHESKEESETNTDDHGNVYTIEMPLMEFIISCLVMTLFVKVFFHREKQQINFQEFKNELLEPGLVDHIVVSNKSVAKIYVRNTPRNQTDGEDVEGTLPANGTGGQYKFYFNIGSVKSFEKNLEAAQEALGLDPHDYVPVTYSFEVDWDHEFMRYAPTMIALLVGSLLYMVTRRL; this is translated from the exons ATGAATTTTTCAAGGATTGGGCGCTCACTCTCGCGCTCTTCACGCGCCAAA GATTATTTTCGCGGTGATGCGAAATTGGGTACCCTTCTCGGAGCTACGCGAACGAATGTGCATTCAGAAGGAACGGAATTGGGATTAGGGTTTTTCAGGGGATATGTTGCTCATTGTAGAGCTCGTGGAAACGGAATCCTTTCCAGTTTGCCTGATTTTAAGTGTGTTGCGGCGAACCGTAACATTCATTATCGGTTGTTTTTCAGCGAAGGACCTAAGAAGA ATTTTGAGAAGTTCTATCCCAAGGAGAAGGAGGAAATTCCAAAGGGGGAGGATAAAAAGCATGAGTCTAAAG AAGAGTCAGAGACAAACACAGATGATCATGGAAATGTTTACACGATTGAGATGCCTCTAATGGAATTTATCATCTCTTGTTTGGTGATGACGCTATTTGTTAAAGTGTTTTTTCATCGTGAAAAGCAACAG ATTAACTTTCAGGAGTTTAAAAATGAGCTTTTGGAGCCAGGTTTAGTAGACCATATTGTTGTGTCAAATAAGTCAGTTGCCAAAATATACGTGAGGAATACTCCTCGTAACCAAACAGACGGTGAAGATGTCGAAGGAACCCTCCCCGCAAATGGAACTGGTGGgcaatataaattttatttcaatattGGAAGTGTGAAATCTTTTGAGAAGAATTTAGAAGCAGCGCAAGAAGCACTAGGCCTTGACCCCCATGATTATGTTCCTGTTACATATTCTTTTGAAGTGGATTGGGATCACGAATTTATGAGGTATGCTCCAACAATGATTGCTTTGCTTGTGGGATCCCTCTTGTATATGGTGACAAGGAGATTGTAA
- the LOC130969535 gene encoding ATP-dependent zinc metalloprotease FTSH 3, mitochondrial-like has protein sequence MISHGASHLGARRTNVHSQGTELGLGFFRGYVAHARARGNGILSSLPNFKCVPANPKIHYRLLFSEGPKKNKEPETNTDDHGNVYFCPFKLLFISTLEMVLITVALCYRREGQQINFQEFKYELLEPGLVDHIVVSINKSVAKIYVRNTPRNQTDSEVVKGTLPAKGTGGQYKFYFNIGSVKSFEENLKAAQEELGLEPDDYVPVTYSFEVDWWQQELMRDGLTAIALFSGSFLLFLYMIT, from the exons CATCTCGGAGCTAGGCGAACGAATGTGCATTCACAAGGAACAGAATTGGGATTGGGGTTTTTCAGGGGATACGTTGCTCATGCTAGAGCTCGTGGAAACGGAATCCTTTCCAGTTTGCCTAATTTTAAGTGTGTTCCGGCGAACCCTAAGATTCATTACCGGTTGTTGTTCAGCGAAGGACCTAAGAAGAATA AAGAGCCAGAGACAAATACAGATGATCATGGAAATGTTTACTTTTGTCCCTTTAAGCTACTTTTTATCTCTACTTTGGAGATGGTGCTAATCACGGTTGCATTATGTTATCGTCGTGAAGGACAACAG ATTAACTTTCAGGAGTTTAAATATGAGCTTTTGGAGCCAGGTTTAGTAGACCATATTGTTGTGTCAATAAATAAGTCAGTTGCCAAAATATACGTGAGGAATACTCCACGAAACCAAACAGACAGTGAAGTTGTCAAAGGAACCCTCCCCGCGAAGGGAACTGGTGGgcaatataaattttatttcaatattGGAAGTGTGAAATCTTTTGAGGAGAATTTAAAAGCAGCACAAGAAGAACTAGGCCTTGAACCCGATGATTATGTTCCTGTTACATATTCTTTTGAAGTGGATTGGTGGCAACAGGAGTTGATGAGGGATGGTCTAACAGCGATTGCTTTGTTTTCGGGATCCTTCCTGTTATTCCTGTATATGATAACGTGA